Proteins co-encoded in one Streptomyces sp. NBC_01283 genomic window:
- a CDS encoding tyrosine-type recombinase/integrase: MPTSRRAGGITKRCECRDTDGKRLGTKCGQLPKRNHGNHELHQELPPDSEGTRRRFRRTGYAKVTDAQTDLDRIRAILDLPGDDDDGQRRVGDLLQGLMTTRGDIPDPTEVSRKLGVGVPLDGRTTVGDWLDQVMATKATRSTTNHGYASHIRIHLKPALGHLRLDRLGVGHVEDMFRAIEDRNDVIRAENQARREQVARCKRGKPGAPKATERAALAAERVKLAEMPPFRRITGPATKQAVRRTLRMALNKAIGEQLITFNAAAHVELTSAPRPKGLLWTDERVERWQQTGEKPGPVMVWTPAQLGAFLDEAEGDRLYAFFHLIAHHGLRRGEGVGQDWADFSPERKQILVAKEIVVDGWEPIETIPKTEGSAGLVKVDAGTVKVLLAHKERQRAERDVWNVKAAAEREQGENTSDWTDTGKMFSAEGGAWLHPDTVSKAFRRIADAAGLPPINLRDLRHGAAALVKAGGGDLHDAKVKLRHSTITLTSDTYMELFEEYEDDVTERAAAAVPRARQPRDEAPSSVAVPEAGPGASQPADADVDESTVGGGTDNGQGSA; encoded by the coding sequence GTGCCTACATCTCGCCGCGCTGGCGGCATCACCAAACGCTGCGAGTGCCGCGATACCGACGGCAAACGGCTCGGCACGAAATGCGGGCAGCTGCCGAAGCGCAATCACGGCAACCATGAACTGCACCAGGAGCTCCCGCCCGACAGCGAGGGCACCCGCCGACGCTTCCGCCGCACCGGCTACGCGAAGGTCACCGACGCACAGACCGACCTCGACCGCATCCGCGCCATCCTCGACCTCCCCGGAGACGACGACGACGGACAGCGCCGCGTCGGCGACCTCCTGCAAGGCCTCATGACGACCCGGGGCGACATCCCCGACCCGACCGAGGTCTCCCGCAAGCTCGGCGTCGGTGTCCCCCTTGATGGCCGCACCACCGTCGGAGACTGGCTCGACCAGGTGATGGCCACCAAGGCGACCAGGTCCACCACGAACCATGGCTACGCCAGCCACATCCGCATTCACCTCAAGCCTGCGCTCGGCCACCTGCGCCTGGACCGCCTCGGCGTCGGCCACGTCGAGGACATGTTCCGCGCGATTGAGGACCGCAACGACGTCATCCGCGCGGAGAACCAGGCGCGGCGCGAGCAGGTCGCCCGCTGCAAGCGAGGAAAGCCGGGCGCGCCCAAGGCCACGGAGAGGGCCGCGCTGGCCGCCGAGCGGGTCAAGCTCGCGGAGATGCCACCCTTCCGCCGGATCACGGGTCCCGCCACGAAGCAGGCCGTCCGCCGCACGCTCCGCATGGCGCTGAACAAGGCCATCGGCGAACAGCTCATCACCTTCAACGCGGCCGCCCACGTAGAGCTGACCTCGGCGCCCAGGCCCAAGGGGCTGCTGTGGACGGACGAGCGGGTCGAGCGCTGGCAGCAGACCGGAGAGAAGCCGGGCCCCGTCATGGTGTGGACGCCCGCGCAACTCGGCGCGTTCCTCGACGAGGCCGAGGGTGATCGGCTGTACGCCTTCTTCCACCTGATCGCCCACCACGGCCTGCGCCGCGGCGAGGGTGTCGGCCAGGACTGGGCCGACTTCTCGCCGGAGCGCAAGCAGATCCTGGTGGCGAAGGAGATCGTCGTCGATGGTTGGGAGCCCATCGAGACGATCCCGAAAACTGAAGGGTCCGCGGGCCTGGTCAAGGTCGACGCCGGGACGGTCAAGGTGCTGCTGGCCCACAAGGAGCGACAGCGCGCAGAGCGAGACGTCTGGAACGTGAAGGCCGCCGCCGAGCGCGAGCAGGGTGAGAACACCTCGGACTGGACGGACACCGGGAAGATGTTCAGTGCCGAAGGTGGGGCTTGGCTGCACCCGGACACCGTGTCCAAGGCCTTCCGGCGGATCGCCGACGCGGCCGGCCTACCACCCATCAACCTGCGCGACCTGCGCCACGGCGCGGCGGCCCTCGTGAAGGCGGGCGGCGGGGACCTGCATGACGCGAAGGTGAAGCTCCGGCACTCGACGATCACTCTCACGTCCGACACGTACATGGAGCTTTTCGAGGAGTACGAGGACGACGTCACGGAGCGGGCTGCGGCGGCCGTGCCGCGGGCCCGCCAGCCACGCGACGAGGCCCCGTCTTCGGTCGCTGTTCCGGAGGCGGGGCCTGGTGCGTCGCAGCCAGCAGACGCTGATGTGGATGAGTCCACGGTAGGCGGTGGCACTGACAACGGGCAGGGCTCGGCGTAG
- a CDS encoding ANTAR domain-containing protein, translating to MTREEQLLGAMVDAVDTLVDDFDLIDFLHQLCERCNELLDVSAVGVMLADPAGGLQLIAASDEHARLLELFALQADQGPCVECHRTGTSRFNISLKSPEETAAFPLFAERALQAGFATTHALPMRLRQKVVGAMNLFDSREQKLSDADARVAQALAAVATIAILQHRTVVHGNIERAQLRAALSSRIVIEQAKGILAERWQSTLDEAFDALRQHARSHRQTLAGLCKQLIDGSIDSSAIQRP from the coding sequence ATGACACGTGAAGAACAACTGCTGGGAGCCATGGTCGATGCCGTGGACACCCTCGTCGACGACTTCGACCTGATCGACTTCCTGCACCAGCTGTGCGAACGGTGCAACGAGTTGCTGGACGTTTCCGCCGTGGGCGTCATGCTCGCTGACCCCGCCGGGGGCCTGCAGCTGATCGCCGCGTCGGACGAGCACGCCCGGCTACTGGAACTCTTCGCCCTCCAGGCCGACCAGGGACCCTGCGTGGAGTGCCACCGCACTGGCACCTCCCGCTTCAACATCTCCCTGAAGTCCCCCGAGGAGACAGCTGCCTTCCCGCTCTTCGCCGAGCGGGCCCTCCAGGCCGGATTCGCCACCACCCACGCCCTGCCGATGCGCTTGCGCCAAAAGGTCGTGGGAGCGATGAATCTCTTCGACTCCCGGGAACAGAAACTCAGCGACGCTGACGCGCGGGTGGCGCAGGCACTGGCCGCCGTGGCCACCATCGCCATCCTGCAGCACCGCACCGTCGTGCACGGCAACATCGAGCGCGCCCAGCTGCGGGCCGCCCTCTCCAGCCGCATCGTCATCGAACAGGCCAAGGGAATCCTCGCCGAGCGCTGGCAATCCACCCTCGACGAGGCATTCGACGCCCTGCGCCAACACGCCCGCTCTCACCGGCAGACCCTGGCCGGGCTCTGCAAGCAGCTCATCGACGGCTCCATCGACTCCTCCGCCATCCAACGCCCCTGA
- a CDS encoding helix-turn-helix domain-containing protein, whose amino-acid sequence MPDLVPHGAAALGISRDTAYSLARTDSLPVQVVRLGRCMKVRRAELITFLGIREDNGDGAWAATQTPLAERTTATTGK is encoded by the coding sequence ATGCCTGACCTCGTCCCCCACGGGGCCGCCGCTCTCGGCATCTCCAGGGACACCGCCTACTCGCTCGCACGCACCGACTCGCTGCCCGTCCAGGTCGTACGCCTGGGCCGCTGCATGAAGGTCCGGCGCGCCGAGCTCATCACCTTCCTCGGCATCCGCGAGGACAACGGCGACGGGGCCTGGGCTGCAACCCAGACCCCGCTTGCCGAGCGCACTACCGCAACCACTGGCAAGTAG
- a CDS encoding helix-turn-helix domain-containing protein, whose amino-acid sequence MCMDAESRLHHSHHAAYSSTMRTDSTLLRSSSPLRAVRTARGMGLRTVAAQAQIDPGHLSKVERGEKQLSIESLYRLAVVLELRELSQLLKPYVHEPEARAS is encoded by the coding sequence ATGTGCATGGATGCCGAGTCACGCTTGCACCACAGCCATCACGCGGCCTACTCTTCAACCATGCGCACTGATTCAACACTCTTGCGCAGCTCCTCACCGCTGCGGGCAGTCAGAACCGCCAGGGGGATGGGGCTGCGGACTGTCGCAGCACAAGCCCAGATCGATCCGGGTCACCTGTCCAAGGTCGAGCGAGGCGAGAAGCAGCTCTCCATCGAGTCGCTCTACCGCCTCGCCGTGGTGCTGGAACTGCGCGAGTTGTCGCAGCTCCTCAAGCCCTACGTGCATGAGCCGGAAGCGAGGGCCTCATGA
- a CDS encoding GAF and ANTAR domain-containing protein — protein sequence MTQDHQTAAWQRINTAARTGGITLTVACRACADDVEADFAGATLVVAGELRLLATATDERARRAEDAQLITGEGPCTDAYTRRAPVDAVDLHHAADRWPVYTPLAREQGARSVLALPLTIGALAIGAMDLYRVEPTPFSPAHQERAGAYARILALLALEEHPHLLTSHSRPTQRGPQGYPPTVHMAAGVLAAKDGLTPEDALARLRAHAFSHNQPLLHTAEQVINTHRLD from the coding sequence GTGACCCAGGACCACCAGACCGCAGCCTGGCAGCGCATCAACACCGCTGCTCGCACCGGCGGCATCACGCTCACCGTCGCCTGCCGGGCATGCGCCGACGACGTGGAAGCCGACTTCGCCGGAGCCACCCTCGTCGTCGCCGGAGAACTGCGTCTGCTGGCCACCGCCACGGACGAGCGCGCCCGGAGGGCGGAAGACGCCCAGCTGATCACCGGCGAAGGGCCATGCACCGATGCCTACACCCGCCGCGCCCCCGTCGACGCCGTGGACCTGCACCACGCGGCCGACCGCTGGCCCGTCTACACCCCCCTGGCGAGGGAACAGGGCGCACGCAGCGTTCTGGCGCTCCCCTTGACGATCGGCGCCCTCGCCATCGGCGCCATGGATCTCTACCGCGTCGAGCCCACCCCGTTCAGCCCCGCCCATCAGGAGCGGGCCGGTGCCTACGCCCGCATTCTGGCCCTGCTCGCCCTGGAGGAGCACCCTCACCTGCTCACCAGCCATTCCCGGCCCACCCAGCGCGGACCACAGGGCTACCCCCCTACCGTCCACATGGCCGCCGGTGTCCTCGCAGCCAAGGACGGGCTCACCCCCGAAGACGCCCTGGCCCGCCTCCGCGCCCACGCCTTCAGCCACAACCAGCCCCTGCTGCACACGGCGGAACAGGTCATCAACACCCACCGACTCGACTAG